From Musa acuminata AAA Group cultivar baxijiao chromosome BXJ3-8, Cavendish_Baxijiao_AAA, whole genome shotgun sequence, one genomic window encodes:
- the LOC103994445 gene encoding G2/mitotic-specific cyclin-2 isoform X2, whose translation MDRVDENGRGMTRPASFRDTGNRRALRDIRNVVGAPPYACPIGKRGFPDKGSLDDKKLTLVARRPATRKFVATLASKSQPYQQGTNGQHREVGSQSQYNPPVPLVSKSSCLDSCTTIDVDYNSSNDIALPMVEEMEEMDNSDIKEVAMDDLVIETLPSIDICDSNNPLAVVEYVEDIYSFYRQTEVTSCVSPDYMSQQFDINEKMRAILIDWLIEVHYKFELMEETLFLTVNIIDRFLARQTVARKKLQLAGVTAMLLACKYEEVSVPVVEDLILISDRAYTREEVLEMEKLIVNTLQFNMSVPTPYVFMRRFLKAAEADRKLELLSFFIIELCLVEYKMLKFRPSLLAAAAIYTAQCSLRGLKYWTKTSELHSNYSEDQLLECSRLMVDFHHKAGLGKLTGVHRKYTTLKYGCTAKSEPALFLLNTIL comes from the exons ATGGATCGAGTCGACGAGAACGGTCGAGGCATGACGAGGCCAGCGAGTTTCCGAG ATACGGGCAATCGTAGAGCTTTAAGAGATATAAGGAATGTGGTGGGAGCGCCACCATATGCTTGTCCGATCGGAAAGAGGGGATTCCCGGA CAAGGGTAGTTTAGACGATAAGAAACTAACACTTGTAGCTCGACGGCCCGCGACAAG GAAATTTGTGGCTACATTGGCAAGCAAATCACAACCTTATCAGCAG GGAACTAATGGACAGCATCGAGAAGTTGGGAGTCAGAGCCAGTACAATCCTCCCGTGCCATTGGTGTCAAAATCGAGTTGTTTGGATAGTTGTACTACAATAGACGTGGATTATAATTCTAGTAATGACATTGCGTTGCCCATGGTGGAAGAGATGGAAGAGATG GATAATTCTGACATCAAGGAGGTTGCAATGGACGATCTTGTCATTGAGACACTTCCAAGTATAGATATCTGCGATTCAAATAATCCACTTGCGGTCGTCGAATACGTAGAAGATATATACAGTTTCTATAGACAAACCGAG GTTACGAGTTGTGTGAGCCCTGATTACATGTCCCAGCAGTTTGACATTAATGAAAAGATGCGAGCTATCCTCATCGACTGGCTGATAGAG GTGcattacaaatttgaattgaTGGAGGAGACACTTTTCCTAACTGTGAACATCATAGATAGGTTCCTGGCAAGGCAGACAGTGGCAAGGAAGAAGCTTCAGCTGGCTGGTGTTACAGCCATGCTTCTTGCTTGCAAGTATGAGGAAGTCTCGGTTCCAGTGGTGGAGGATCTAATTCTCATCTCGGACCGGGCTTACACAAGGGAAGAAGTCCTTGAAATG GAAAAGCTGATCGTCAACACACTGCAATTCAACATGTCTGTGCCTACTCCTTATGTTTTCATGAGAAGATTTCTCAAGGCCGCCGAGGCTGACAGAAAG CTCGAGCTACTTTCGTTTTTCATCATAGAGCTTTGTCTGGTCGAGTACAAGATGCTCAAGTTCCGCCCCTCTTTGCTGGCCGCTGCTGCAATCTACACTGCACAGTGTTCTCTGAGAGGTCTCAAGTACTGGACGAAAACTAGTGAGCTGCACAGTAACTATTCAGAGGACCAGCTCCT AGAGTGTTCGAGGTTGATGGTGGATTTCCACCACAAGGCTGGGCTAGGAAAGCTGACTGGAGTACATAGAAAATACACTACTTTAAAGTATGGATGCACGGCAAAATCAGAACCAGCCCTCTTTTTGTTGAACACTATTCTCTAG
- the LOC103994445 gene encoding G2/mitotic-specific cyclin-2 isoform X1 has protein sequence MDRVDENGRGMTRPASFRVTDTGNRRALRDIRNVVGAPPYACPIGKRGFPDKGSLDDKKLTLVARRPATRKFVATLASKSQPYQQGTNGQHREVGSQSQYNPPVPLVSKSSCLDSCTTIDVDYNSSNDIALPMVEEMEEMDNSDIKEVAMDDLVIETLPSIDICDSNNPLAVVEYVEDIYSFYRQTEVTSCVSPDYMSQQFDINEKMRAILIDWLIEVHYKFELMEETLFLTVNIIDRFLARQTVARKKLQLAGVTAMLLACKYEEVSVPVVEDLILISDRAYTREEVLEMEKLIVNTLQFNMSVPTPYVFMRRFLKAAEADRKLELLSFFIIELCLVEYKMLKFRPSLLAAAAIYTAQCSLRGLKYWTKTSELHSNYSEDQLLECSRLMVDFHHKAGLGKLTGVHRKYTTLKYGCTAKSEPALFLLNTIL, from the exons ATGGATCGAGTCGACGAGAACGGTCGAGGCATGACGAGGCCAGCGAGTTTCCGAG TCACAGATACGGGCAATCGTAGAGCTTTAAGAGATATAAGGAATGTGGTGGGAGCGCCACCATATGCTTGTCCGATCGGAAAGAGGGGATTCCCGGA CAAGGGTAGTTTAGACGATAAGAAACTAACACTTGTAGCTCGACGGCCCGCGACAAG GAAATTTGTGGCTACATTGGCAAGCAAATCACAACCTTATCAGCAG GGAACTAATGGACAGCATCGAGAAGTTGGGAGTCAGAGCCAGTACAATCCTCCCGTGCCATTGGTGTCAAAATCGAGTTGTTTGGATAGTTGTACTACAATAGACGTGGATTATAATTCTAGTAATGACATTGCGTTGCCCATGGTGGAAGAGATGGAAGAGATG GATAATTCTGACATCAAGGAGGTTGCAATGGACGATCTTGTCATTGAGACACTTCCAAGTATAGATATCTGCGATTCAAATAATCCACTTGCGGTCGTCGAATACGTAGAAGATATATACAGTTTCTATAGACAAACCGAG GTTACGAGTTGTGTGAGCCCTGATTACATGTCCCAGCAGTTTGACATTAATGAAAAGATGCGAGCTATCCTCATCGACTGGCTGATAGAG GTGcattacaaatttgaattgaTGGAGGAGACACTTTTCCTAACTGTGAACATCATAGATAGGTTCCTGGCAAGGCAGACAGTGGCAAGGAAGAAGCTTCAGCTGGCTGGTGTTACAGCCATGCTTCTTGCTTGCAAGTATGAGGAAGTCTCGGTTCCAGTGGTGGAGGATCTAATTCTCATCTCGGACCGGGCTTACACAAGGGAAGAAGTCCTTGAAATG GAAAAGCTGATCGTCAACACACTGCAATTCAACATGTCTGTGCCTACTCCTTATGTTTTCATGAGAAGATTTCTCAAGGCCGCCGAGGCTGACAGAAAG CTCGAGCTACTTTCGTTTTTCATCATAGAGCTTTGTCTGGTCGAGTACAAGATGCTCAAGTTCCGCCCCTCTTTGCTGGCCGCTGCTGCAATCTACACTGCACAGTGTTCTCTGAGAGGTCTCAAGTACTGGACGAAAACTAGTGAGCTGCACAGTAACTATTCAGAGGACCAGCTCCT AGAGTGTTCGAGGTTGATGGTGGATTTCCACCACAAGGCTGGGCTAGGAAAGCTGACTGGAGTACATAGAAAATACACTACTTTAAAGTATGGATGCACGGCAAAATCAGAACCAGCCCTCTTTTTGTTGAACACTATTCTCTAG